The Leifsonia sp. ZF2019 DNA segment GACCGCGTCGCCGCGGTGTTGACGAAGCCGTAGTCGAGGCTGGTCAGGCCGGTCTGCTTGGTGAGGCTGGAGAGGTCGATGCTCGAGGCGCCCGACGTGCTCGGCAGGATGGGGAACTCGGCGACCCCGCCCGGGTAGCGCAGCTCGGCGACGGCCGCCTCCTGCTCGACGGGGCCGGTACGCTCCGTCGGTGCATTCTCGGTGCCGAGTCCAGTCACAACGCCTCCAGGTCTTGGGGTTGGGCAGAGTTGAGCGCGCCGATCGTGGCAGCGCTGCATCATTCGTGCGGGTACAGCCTAACGAACGCGCGAGGCAACTGTCGCATCACGCAAAGCCCGGCCGATCGGGTTAGAGGGAGTCTCCAAATGTGCGGAGACGCTCTGCGGCCGCGGCGATGCGCTCATCCGTCGCGGTGAGGGAGAGCCGCACGTGCTCGGGATAGTGGTCGCCGTAGAAGTGGCCGGGGCCGGCGAGGATGCCGAGGTCGGCCAGCCGGCCGATGCTCTCCCAGGCGTCGCGGCCCTCCGTCGCCCACAGGTACAGGCCCGCCTCGCTGTGATCGACGCGGAAGCCGGCCGCCTCGAGAGCGGGCTTCAGCAGCTCGCGACGCGCGCGGTAGCGTTCGCGCTGCGTCGCCACATGGGCGTCGTCGCCCAGGGCGACGACCATGGCGGCCTGGAGCGGCGAGGGAAGCATCAGACCCGCGTGCTTGCGCACGGTGGTCAGCCTCCCGACCACGGTGCGGCAGCCGGCGACGAACGCCGCCCGGTAGCCCGCGAGGTTCGACTGCTTGCTGAGGGAGTAGACGGCGAGGATGTTGCGACGGTCGTCCCCGATCACCCGCGGATCGAGGACGCTCGGGATGCGCTCGGCGTCCCACGGGGCGTCCCAGCCCAGCTCGGCGTAGCACTCGTCGCTCGCGAGGTAGGCGCCGAGTTCCCGGGCCCGCTCGACGGCCGCGCGCAGGTCGTCGACCGACAGCACCCGCCCGTCGGGGTTCCCGGGACTGTTCAGCCAGATCAGGCGCGTGTTCTGCGGCCATTCGGCCGGGTCGTCGCTCGCCAGGGTCTCCGCCCCGGCCATCGCGGCCCCGATGGCGTAGGTCGGGTACGCCGCGCGCGGATGCACGACGACGTCGCCCTCCCCCAGTCCGAGCAGGAACGGCAGGAACGCGACGAGCTCCTTCGACCCGATGGTCGGGAGCACGTTGTCGACGGTGAGGCCGGGGACCCCGCGGCGACGGGCGAACCACCCCACGATGGCCTCCCGCAGCGCCGGGGTGCCGACCGTCTGCGGGTAGGCGTGCGCGTCGGTCGCCTCGGCGAGCGCGGCACGGATGAGCGCGGGGGTCTCGTCGACCGGCGAGCCGATCGAGAGGTCGACGATTCCGCCGGCGTGCGCACGGGCGCGCTCCGCGTACGGCGTCATCTGATCCCAGGGGTACTCCGGGAGTTCTTTCAGCGCCACGTCAGTGCGCCTGCGGCGGCAGGGCGGAGATCAACGGGTGATCCTTGGCGATCACGCCGACCTTGGCCGCGCCGCCGGGTGAGCCGATGTCGTCGAAGAACTCGACGTTGGCCTTGTAGTAGTCCGCCCACTCCTCGGGGAGGTCGTCCTCGTAGTAGATGGCCTCGACGGGGCACACGGGCTCACAGGCGCCGCAGTCGACGCACTCGTCCGGGTGGATGTAGAGCGACCGTTCACCCTCGTAGATGCAGTCGACCGGGCATTCGTCGATGCACGCGCGGTCTTTGACGTCGACGCACGGGAGGGCGATGACATAGGTCACGGTGGTTCTGATCCCTTCGCGAGAGCTTCGAGAGGTTCGAGGCGAGCCTCGGGAGCTACCCGTCTAGCTTATTCCGATATCCGCGGAGCCCTATTCCGAAACGGCGGGGCCGGGCTCCATGGCCGCCGCGGGCTCGGGGCGCGCCGGCCGGCGACGCACGTCGGGCCAGGCGACCACCACGGCGGCGATCAGGATCGGCGCCACGAGCCAGATCTGGCCGGCGAGCGTGTTCGGGATGAGCACCGAGCCCCCCGGGCTCTGCTGCGCGAAGAGCAGCACGGACGCGATCGCGCCGAGCGCGGCGAGGATGGCGGGCACCCGGGTCGCCGCGAGGAGCCGGAGTCCGACCAGCAGCGAGGTGTACGCGAGAAGCGCGCCGATCAGCCCGAGCGGGATGCCCACCCCCCAGGTGACGTCGATCGGGTGCGCGACCGTGCCGACCGCTCCGACCAGGAGGCCGGCGAGCACGAGCAGCACGGCGTTGAGGATCCGGCTGAGCATTCTCGCATCCTATCTGGACAGATCGAGAGGTCAGGACGTACGCTCGATCGGTAAGGTTAGCCTTACCAACCCCCTTTCCCTCTCCAGCAAGGTCCTCTGTGCTCGCGAACTATCTGATCGGCCTCCGCGAAGGCCTCGAGATGGCGCTCATCGTCACCATCCTCATCGCCTACGTCGTCAAAGTCGGCCGGAAGGACGTGCTCTCCAAGCTCTGGATCGGCGTCGGCATCGCCCTCGTCGTCCCGCTCGGCATCGGAGCCCTGCTGACCTGGGGCCCCTACGGCCTGAGCTTCCAGGCGCAGGAGATCGTCGGCGGCGGGCTCTCGGTGGTCGCGGTCGCGTTCGTGACGTGGATGATCTTCTGGATGGGCAAGACCGCCCGGTCGATGAAGTCCCTGCTGCACGAGCGACTCGACTCGGTGCTGGTGGGCGCGGGATGGGGGGTCGTGATCCTGGCCATGCTCAGCGTGGGCCGCGAAGGCATCGAGACCGCGCTCTTCGTGTGGGCCACCGTCGACAGCGCGGGCGGCAGCTGGGAGCCGTTCGTCGGCGCGCTGCTCGGCCTGCTGACCGCCGGAGTGCTCGGCTTCCTCCTCTACCGCGGCATGGTCCGCATCAACCTCGGCACCTTCTTCGCCTGGACGGGCGCGTTCCTCATCCTCGTCGCGGGCGGCGTGCTGGCGTACGGCGTCGGCGACCTGCAGGAGGCCGGCGTGATCCCCGGCGCGGGCATCCACGCCTACGACATCAGCGCCGCCATCCCGGCCTCCAGCTGGTACGGCACCGTGCTCGCCGGTGTGATCAACTTCAACCCGTCCCCGACCTGGTTCCAGGTCATCGCCTGGTTCGGCTACATCATCGTCGTCTCGTTCTTCTACATCCGCGCCCAGCGCGCCGCCCACCGCCCGCCGGCGGCCTCCGGAGCCCCCGGCCAAGCGGCGGGCACCCCCGTCGCCTCCTGAGGCGGCCCCACGCACGCACCCCGACACCGCATTCCACAGCACCCGAAGAGAAAGCACAGCACCCACATGGCTCGATACCGTCCACTCGGCGTGATCGCCGGCAGCATCGCCGGCGCCGCCGCCCTCGCCGCCGCCCTCACCGGCTGCGTCCCCAACACGGCGACCGCCGAGGCCGAGGCGATCTCCGTCACGCTCGACGACGACGCCTGCACCGTGTCGACCGCGACGGCACCGTCCGGCCCCGTCACCTTCCAGGTCACCAACAAGGGCACCGACGTCAACGAGTTCGAGGTGCTCGCGCAGGACAAGCTCCGCATCGCGGGCGAGAAGGAGAACATCGGCCCGGGCACGACGGTCAACTACGTCGTGCAGCTCGCCGAGGGCGACTACTTCACGGCCTGCAAGAAGGGCATGGTCGGCAGCCCGACCTCCGTCACCGCGTTCACCGTGACCAAGGGATCGGGTGACACGAAGACCGCGAGCGAGAGCAAGCAGGTCGCCCAGGCGGTCACCAACTACACCAGCTATGTCAAGGACCAGGCGGGTCAGCTCCTCACCGCGACGAAGGCGTTCGCCGCCTCGTACGAGAGCGGCGACGACGCGGCGGCGCAGGCGCAGTATCCGGCCGCGCGCATGTTCTACGAGCGCATCGAGCCTACGGCCGAGCAGTTCGGCGACATCGACCCGGCGCTCGACCTGCGCGAGGCGGACCTCGAGCAGGGTCAGGACTGGACCGGCTGGCACCGCATCGAGAAGGACCTCTGGGCTCCGGCCGGGTTCACCCCGTCCGACGCCGCCGGGCGCAAGGTGCTCGGCGATCAGCTCGTCGCCGACACCCAGAAGCTCTACGACCTCGTGTACGCCAAGGACTTCACCCTCACGCTCGACCAGATCTCCAACGGCGCCAGCGGCCTGATGGAGGAGGTCTCGCGCAGCAAGATCACCGGTGAGGAGGAGACCTTCTCGCACACCGACCTGTGGGACTTCAAAGCGAACGTGGAGGGCGCGGAGGTCGCGTACGGCACCGTCCGTGACATCCTGTTGGAGAAGGGCAGCACCGGGAAGAGCGCCGCGAAGACGCTCGACACGGAGTTCGCCGCCATCGACAAGCTCCTCGCCCAGTACACCTCGGGCGACGGCTACGTCAGCTACACCCAGCTCACGACCGAGCAGGTGAAGGAGCTCTCCGACGAGGTGAACGCCCTCAGCGAGCCGCTGAGCCAGCTGACATCGATCCTCGTCAAGTAGGAGTCGCGTGAGCGAGGAAACACCCGCCGAACGCCCGGGGTCCGCCGAGGACCCCGGGCGGTCCGGACTGTCCCGGCGTGGGCTACTCGGCCTGGCCGGGCTCGGAGTCGGCGCCGGGGTCGTCGGATTCGGCGCCGGGATCGCGGTCGATCGCGCGGCCTCGGGCGCCCAGGCCGCCACCAGCGCCGTCTACCCGTTCTACGGAGAGCACCAGGCGGGGATCACGACGCCCGTGCAGGACCGCCTCCACTTCGCCGCGTTCGACGTCGCCCCCGGGCTCGACCGTTACGGCCTGATCGAGCTGCTGCGCGACTGGACGGTGGCCGCTGCTCGGATGAGCCAGGGCAAGGCCGCCGGCACGTACGGCCCGGCCTCGGGCCCGTCGGACCAGCCCCCGGATGACACGGGCGAGGCCCTCGACCTGCCGCCCGGGGGGCTCACCCTCACCTTCGGCTTCGGGCCGACCCTCTTCACCGCGGCCGACGGCCGGGACCGGTTCGGGATCGCGTCGAAGCGTCCGGACGCACTCGTCGATCTCCCCCACTTCCCCGGCGACGCTCTCGTCGACGCGGCCAGCGGGGGCGACCTCTGCATCCAGGCCTGCAGCGAGGACCCGCAGGTCGCCGTGCACGCCATCCGCAACCTGTCGCGCATCGCCTTCGGGCGGGCGGCGATCCGGTGGTCGCAGCTCGGCTTCGGCCGCACCTCCTCCACCTCCCGCAGCCAGGTGACGCCGCGCAACCTGTTCGGCTTCAAGGACGGCACCGCGAACATCAAGTCCGAGGACCAGAAGGTGGTCGAGGACCAGGTGTGGGCCGCCGGCTCCGACGGCGCCTCCTGGATGGCGGGCGGCTCGTACCTCGTCGCCCGGAAGATCCGCATGGTCATCGAGAACTGGGACCGCCAGCAGCTCGGCGAGCAGGAGCGCATCATCGGCCGCGACAAAGGCGAGGGCGCCCCGCTCTCGGGAGGCACGGAGTTCAGCGACCCGAACTTCCTCGCGCTCGCCTCCGACGGCGGCACGAAGATCGACCCGGACTCGCACGTCCGCCTCGCACACCCCACGATGAACGACGGCGCCCAGCTGCTGCGCCGCGGCTACAACTTCGTGGACGGCAACGACGACCTGGGCCGGCTCAACGCCGGGCTGTTCTTCATCGCGTTCCAGCGCGACCCGCGCAGACAGTTCATCCCCATCCAGACCCGGCTCTCCCGCAGCGACCTGCTGAACGAGTACCTCAAGCACGTCGGCTCCGGCGTCTTCGCCGTGCCTCCCGGCGCGACCGAGGGATCCTACGTGGGCGCCGGGCTCTTCACGTAGCCCGCACATTCGTGCCGAATGCACGAAAAGGGGTGGGGATTCGCGACATTCGTCACGAATCCCCACCCCTTCGTCGTCGGCGCTACGCGTCCTGGCGCTTGAGGCGGGCGGCGGCGCGGCCGCGCGCGGTGGCGTCGAGCTCGACCTTGCGGATGCGCACGGCCTCCGGGGTCACCTCGACGCACTCGTCCTCGCGGGCGAACTCGAGGCACTCCTCGAGGGTCAGCTGACGCGACGGCGTCATGGACTCGAACGTGTCGGCGGTGGAGGAGCGCATGTTGGTGAGCTTCTTCTCCTTGGTGATGTTCACGTCCATGTCGTCGGCGCGCGAGTTCTCGCCGATGACCATGCCCTCGTAGACCTCCTCGGTGGGGTTCACGAAGAAGCTCATGCGCTCCTGCAGCGCGATGATCGCGAACGGCGTCACGACGCCGGCACGGTCGGCCACGATCGAGCCGTTGCTGCGGGTGACGATCTGACCGGCCCACTCGTCGTAGCCGTGCGCGATGGCGTTCGCGATGCCGGTGCCGCGCGTGGTGGTGAGGAACTCGGTGCGGAAGCCGATGAGGCCGCGCGACGGCACGATGAACTCCATGCGCACCCAGCCGGTGCCGTGGTTGGTCATGTTCTCCATGCGTCCCTTGCGGGCGGCGAGCAGCTGGGTGATCGCGCCGAGGTACTCCTCGGGGGCGTCGATCGTCAGGTGCTCGTACGGCTCGTGCGTCTTGCCGTCGACCTTCTTGGTGACCACCTGGGGCTTTCCGACGGTGAGCTCGTAGCCCTCGCGGCGCATCTGCTCGACGAGGATGGCCAGCGCGAGCTCGCCGCGGCCCTGCACCTCCCAGGCGTCCGGACGGCCGATGTCGAGAACGCGCAGCGACACGTTGCCGATGAGCTCACGGTCCAGGCGGTCCTTGACCATGCGGGCCGTCAGCTTGTGGCCCTTCACCTTGCCGACCAGAGGCGACGTGTTGGTGCCGATGGTCATGGAGATCGCGGGCTCGTCGACGTGGATGGCGGGAAGCGGACGGACGTCGTCCGGGTCGGCCAGGGTGTCGCCGATCATGATGTCGGCGAAGCCGGCGACGGCGACGATGTCGCCCGGGCCCGCGGACTCGGCCGGGTAGCGGTCGAGCGCCTTCGTCATCAGCAGCTCCGTGACGCGGACGTTGTGCACGTCGCCGTCGTGACGCACCCAGGCGACGGTCTGGCCCTTGCGGAGGGTGCCGTTGAAGATGCGGAGCAGCGCGAGTCGGCCGAGGAACGGCGAGGCGTCGAGGTTGGTGACGTGCGCCTGCAGGGGCGCCTCGGGGTCGTAGCTCGGTGCCGGGATGTGCTCGAGGATGGCCTCGAACAGCGGCTCGAGGTCGTCGTTGTCGGGCAGCTCGCCGTTGGCCGGCTGATTGCGGCTCGCCGCGCCGGCGCGGCCGGACGCGTACACGACGGGCACGTCGAGGATGGCGTCGAGGTCGAGATCGGGCACGTCGTCCGCGAGGTCGCTCGCGAGTCCGAGGAGCAGGTCCTGGCTCTCGCCGACGACCTCCTCGATGCGGGCGTCGCCGCGGTCGGTCTTGTTCACGGCCAGGATGACCGGCAGCTTGGCCTCGAGCGCCTTGCGCAGCACGAAACGGGTCTGCGGGAGCGGGCCCTCGCTCGAGTCGACGAGCAGGACGACCCCGTCGACCATCGACAGACCGCGCTCGACCTCGCCGCCGAAGTCGGCGTGGCCCGGGGTGTCGATCACGTTGATGGTGATCGGGCCGTTCGTGGCGTGCTTGCCCTTGTACGAGATCGCCGTGTTCTTGGCGAGGATCGTGATGCCCTTCTCACGCTCCAGCTCGTTGGAGTCCATCGCGCGCTCTTCGACGTGCTCGTGGTCGCCGAACGAGTTCGTCTGGCGCAGCATGGCATCGACCAGCGTGGTCTTGCCGTGGTCGACGTGGGCCACGATCGCGACATTGCGCAGATCGTCGCGGTGGGCGACGGCGTTCTCGGACATGCGTGAGGGCTCGACTCTCGTCAGGAGGTTTTCGGGGAACGGTCCATTCTATCCCCTCCGGACAGCACGGAACGCCGCCCCCGCGCTCGGCGGGGACGGCGTTCCGTGACGATCCGGTGGACGGGAGGTTACAGGCCCTGCGCCACCGGCGGCTCGGGCTCCTGCGGCAGACCCTCGTTGACCGGGGCGGCCTCGTCGGAGCCGGCGGCCAGCAGCTCGAGACGCAGAGCCCGGCGCGCGCGCTGCTGCTCCGGGTCCGGGAGCGGCACCGCGGCGAGGAGGCGCTGGGTGTACGCCTCCTTCGGGTAGCGGAGGATCTCGTCGCGGGTGCCGACCTCGACCAGGCTGCCGTGGTGCATCACCGCGATGCGGTCGGCGAGGACGTCGATGACTGCGAGGTCGTGGGTGATGAACAGGCAGGCGAAGTTCATCTCCTTCTGGAGCTGCTGCATGAGCTCCAGCACCCGGGCCTGCACCGACACGTCCAGCGCACTGGTCGGCTCGTCCGCGATGAGCACCTGCGGCTTCAGCGACAGGGCGCGGGCGATGCCGACACGCTGCTTCTGACCGCCCGAGAGCTCGTGCGGGAAGCGGCTGCGGTACGCGCGGGGAAGCTCGACGCTGTCCAGGAGGCGGTCCACCTCCTTGGCGAGGTCGGCGCCCTTGAGTCCCTTGGCGAGGCGCAGCGGCTCGCCGATCGAGTCGGCGATCTGCAGGCGCGGGTTCAGCGACGACGACGGGTCCTGGAAGACGATGCCGACGTTGCGGTGCAGCTTGCGGATCTCGTCGCGCTTGGCGTTGCTGATGTCCTGCCCGGCGACGACCAGCCTGCCCGAGTGGATGGGCAGAAGACCGATGGCCGCGCGGCCCAGGGTGGTCTTGCCGGAGCCCGACTCGCCCACGAGGCCGACGACCTCGCCCTCGTGGATGGTCAGATCGATGTCGGTCGCGGCCCGGAACGCGGGCACACGCCCGTGCTTCGGATATTCGATCGAGACCTTGTCGAAGTCGACCACGACCGCTCGCTTGTCCATCTCGGACTTCTCGTGCTCGGCGGCGGCGAGGCGCTCGTTGGCGCGGATGCGCTCGGCGAAGGCGGCGTCGGGGTTCTCGGTGCCGGCGGCGAGGGCGGCGGTCGTGTCGATCTCCTCGTCCTCACGCTGGCCGAGGTGCGGAACCGCGTCGAGCAGAGCGATCGTGTACGGGTGCTGCGGAGCCGCGAAGACGCCCTCCACGGTGCCCGCCTCGACGATGTCGCCCTTGCGCATCACGACGATGTTGTCGGCCAGGTCGGCGACCACGCCCATGTCGTGCGTGATGAGGAGGATGGCACTGTCGAGCCGGTCGCGGAGGCTGCGCAGCAGCTCCAGGATCTCGGCCTGCACCGTGACGTCGAGGGCCGTGGTCGGTTCGTCGGCGATGAGCAGCTTCGGGTCGCACGAGATCGACTGGGCGATCATCGCACGCTGCCGCTGGCCGCCGGAGAGCTGGTGCGGGTAGGAGTTGAAGGCCTTCACCGGGTCCGGCAGCTCGACCATGTCGAGCAGTTCGAGCGCGCGCTCCTTCGCCTCGTGCGGCGACATGCCGTAGTGGATGCGCAGCGTCTCCACGATCTGGAAGCCGACGGTGTAGACGGGGTTGAGCGCCGTCATCGGCTCCTGGAAGATCACGGCGACCTGGTTGCCGCGGACGCGCCGCATCTGCGACTGCGAGAGGCCGGTGATCTCGCGCCCCTCCAGCTTGATCGACCCGCGGATGCGCGAGTTCTTCGGCAGGAGGTCGAGGATCGCCATCGAGCTCGCACTCTTGCCGGAGCCGGACTCGCCCACGATCGCGAGCACTTCGCCCGCCTTGATCGAGTAGTCGAGCTTCTTGGCCGCGGGGACCCAGACGCCGTCGACGCCGAAGTCGACGGAGAGGCCGCTGACCTCCAGGACGGGGGCTCCGGTCACGACGCCGGCCTGACCGGTGGTGGTGTCGGTCATGATTCGAGGTTCCTTTCGGGAGCGGTCGGCGTCGGGATGCCGTGTGGGCGGGATGAGAGCATGGAACCATGCCCTACGTCCCCTCCCCCGACCGCGAGGTTTTCGTGTCCCGGTTCAACCGGGTGCTTGCCGTCCTGGTCTGGGCGGCCGCCGCCGTCCTGACCGTCGGGCTGCTGGTGAGCGTCCACGACGCCCGTCTGCTGTACGTCGTTCCGTGCGCGCTGTTCGCGCTCATCGGCTGGGCGATGCTGTGGCGTCCGCTGTTCGTCGTCGACCGCGACGGCCTGACCGCCGTCAACGTGACGCGGACCGTGCACATCCCCTGGGAGGCGCTGATCCATGTCGACACCAAGTACGCGCTGACGCTCTACACCCCGGGCCGGAAGATCCCGGTGTGGTCCGCACCCGCGCCCGGCACCAGCCGGACGCTGCGCGCCACCCGCGACGAGACCAAAGGACGCGTGGGCCGGCCGAGCGTCGAGGCCACGGTGCGCCGTCCCGGCGACCTGCTGTCGACCGAGTCGGGCGCCGCCGCCGAGGTGGTGCGCCGCCGCTGGAGCGAGCTCCAGGCGTCCGGCGCCATCGAGGCGGGCCGCGCCGAACAGGCGCCCGTGACGAGCCGCTGGCACGTGGCGACGCTGTGCGGCATCGCCGTGCTGCTGGCAGGCACGGTCGCCGCCCTGCTCCTGGCCTAGCGGGTCCAGGAGCACGGCGGCGAAGCGGGAGGTCACAGCACGTCCTCCGCGAGGGCGGCGCCCGTCGTCGGGCCGCCGTCGCCGCCCTCACCCGACTCCGGCTCCTGCTCGCGCATCTTGCGCAGGTTGAAGCGGCGATGGCGCGGGTCGAACGCGTCGCGCAGTCCGTCGCCGACGAAGTTGACCAGCAGCGCGAGGGAGACGATGAACGCCGCCGGCCACCAGAACAGCCACGGCCGGGTCTGGAACGCGGACTCGTTCGAGCTGATCAGGAGACCGAGTGACACGTCGGGTGCCTTGATGCCGTAGCCGAGGAACGACAGGGCCGTCTCGAGCAGGATGGCCGAGGCCATGATCAGGGTCGACGCGACGATCACGACGCCGATCGCGTTCGGCAGGATGTGCTTGAAGATGATGCGCATGTCCGACGCGCCGGCCACACGGGCCGCCTCGACGAACTCGCGCTCGCGCAGGGAGAGGAACTCGCCCCGGACCAGTCGGGCGATGCCCATCCAGGAGAAGAAGCCGAGCATCAGCGCGAGGAAGAACGCGCCGAGTCCGCCGAAGGCGTGGCCGACCACGGAGCCGATCACGAGCGCCGGGATGACGATGAACACATCGGTGATGCGCATCAGGATCGCGTCGACGACGCCGCGGAAGTACCCGGCGATCGCGCCGACGACCACGCCGACGACACTCGCGATGAGGCCGAGGACGATCATGACGAGCACCGAGTTCTGGATGCCGCGCATCGTGAGTGCGAAGTAGTCCTTGCCGATGCGGTCCTGACCGAACGGGTGCTCCGCCGAGGGCGAGCCCTGCTGGAACTGGTCGTTCAGCTCGGTGTACGAGTACTTCCACCAGCCGTGGATCGGGCCGATGCCGATCGCCGAGACGGAGAAGAGCACGATCAGGATGAACAGGATGGCGCTGCCGACGGCGACCTTGTTGGAGAGGAATCGCTTCCAGATGAGCTTGCCCTGGCTGACGGGCGGCGCGCTGGGCGC contains these protein-coding regions:
- the dapC gene encoding succinyldiaminopimelate transaminase is translated as MALKELPEYPWDQMTPYAERARAHAGGIVDLSIGSPVDETPALIRAALAEATDAHAYPQTVGTPALREAIVGWFARRRGVPGLTVDNVLPTIGSKELVAFLPFLLGLGEGDVVVHPRAAYPTYAIGAAMAGAETLASDDPAEWPQNTRLIWLNSPGNPDGRVLSVDDLRAAVERARELGAYLASDECYAELGWDAPWDAERIPSVLDPRVIGDDRRNILAVYSLSKQSNLAGYRAAFVAGCRTVVGRLTTVRKHAGLMLPSPLQAAMVVALGDDAHVATQRERYRARRELLKPALEAAGFRVDHSEAGLYLWATEGRDAWESIGRLADLGILAGPGHFYGDHYPEHVRLSLTATDERIAAAAERLRTFGDSL
- the fdxA gene encoding ferredoxin translates to MTYVIALPCVDVKDRACIDECPVDCIYEGERSLYIHPDECVDCGACEPVCPVEAIYYEDDLPEEWADYYKANVEFFDDIGSPGGAAKVGVIAKDHPLISALPPQAH
- the efeU gene encoding iron uptake transporter permease EfeU — its product is MLANYLIGLREGLEMALIVTILIAYVVKVGRKDVLSKLWIGVGIALVVPLGIGALLTWGPYGLSFQAQEIVGGGLSVVAVAFVTWMIFWMGKTARSMKSLLHERLDSVLVGAGWGVVILAMLSVGREGIETALFVWATVDSAGGSWEPFVGALLGLLTAGVLGFLLYRGMVRINLGTFFAWTGAFLILVAGGVLAYGVGDLQEAGVIPGAGIHAYDISAAIPASSWYGTVLAGVINFNPSPTWFQVIAWFGYIIVVSFFYIRAQRAAHRPPAASGAPGQAAGTPVAS
- the efeO gene encoding iron uptake system protein EfeO translates to MARYRPLGVIAGSIAGAAALAAALTGCVPNTATAEAEAISVTLDDDACTVSTATAPSGPVTFQVTNKGTDVNEFEVLAQDKLRIAGEKENIGPGTTVNYVVQLAEGDYFTACKKGMVGSPTSVTAFTVTKGSGDTKTASESKQVAQAVTNYTSYVKDQAGQLLTATKAFAASYESGDDAAAQAQYPAARMFYERIEPTAEQFGDIDPALDLREADLEQGQDWTGWHRIEKDLWAPAGFTPSDAAGRKVLGDQLVADTQKLYDLVYAKDFTLTLDQISNGASGLMEEVSRSKITGEEETFSHTDLWDFKANVEGAEVAYGTVRDILLEKGSTGKSAAKTLDTEFAAIDKLLAQYTSGDGYVSYTQLTTEQVKELSDEVNALSEPLSQLTSILVK
- the efeB gene encoding iron uptake transporter deferrochelatase/peroxidase subunit, which produces MSEETPAERPGSAEDPGRSGLSRRGLLGLAGLGVGAGVVGFGAGIAVDRAASGAQAATSAVYPFYGEHQAGITTPVQDRLHFAAFDVAPGLDRYGLIELLRDWTVAAARMSQGKAAGTYGPASGPSDQPPDDTGEALDLPPGGLTLTFGFGPTLFTAADGRDRFGIASKRPDALVDLPHFPGDALVDAASGGDLCIQACSEDPQVAVHAIRNLSRIAFGRAAIRWSQLGFGRTSSTSRSQVTPRNLFGFKDGTANIKSEDQKVVEDQVWAAGSDGASWMAGGSYLVARKIRMVIENWDRQQLGEQERIIGRDKGEGAPLSGGTEFSDPNFLALASDGGTKIDPDSHVRLAHPTMNDGAQLLRRGYNFVDGNDDLGRLNAGLFFIAFQRDPRRQFIPIQTRLSRSDLLNEYLKHVGSGVFAVPPGATEGSYVGAGLFT
- the typA gene encoding translational GTPase TypA, with protein sequence MSENAVAHRDDLRNVAIVAHVDHGKTTLVDAMLRQTNSFGDHEHVEERAMDSNELEREKGITILAKNTAISYKGKHATNGPITINVIDTPGHADFGGEVERGLSMVDGVVLLVDSSEGPLPQTRFVLRKALEAKLPVILAVNKTDRGDARIEEVVGESQDLLLGLASDLADDVPDLDLDAILDVPVVYASGRAGAASRNQPANGELPDNDDLEPLFEAILEHIPAPSYDPEAPLQAHVTNLDASPFLGRLALLRIFNGTLRKGQTVAWVRHDGDVHNVRVTELLMTKALDRYPAESAGPGDIVAVAGFADIMIGDTLADPDDVRPLPAIHVDEPAISMTIGTNTSPLVGKVKGHKLTARMVKDRLDRELIGNVSLRVLDIGRPDAWEVQGRGELALAILVEQMRREGYELTVGKPQVVTKKVDGKTHEPYEHLTIDAPEEYLGAITQLLAARKGRMENMTNHGTGWVRMEFIVPSRGLIGFRTEFLTTTRGTGIANAIAHGYDEWAGQIVTRSNGSIVADRAGVVTPFAIIALQERMSFFVNPTEEVYEGMVIGENSRADDMDVNITKEKKLTNMRSSTADTFESMTPSRQLTLEECLEFAREDECVEVTPEAVRIRKVELDATARGRAAARLKRQDA
- a CDS encoding ABC transporter ATP-binding protein, yielding MTDTTTGQAGVVTGAPVLEVSGLSVDFGVDGVWVPAAKKLDYSIKAGEVLAIVGESGSGKSASSMAILDLLPKNSRIRGSIKLEGREITGLSQSQMRRVRGNQVAVIFQEPMTALNPVYTVGFQIVETLRIHYGMSPHEAKERALELLDMVELPDPVKAFNSYPHQLSGGQRQRAMIAQSISCDPKLLIADEPTTALDVTVQAEILELLRSLRDRLDSAILLITHDMGVVADLADNIVVMRKGDIVEAGTVEGVFAAPQHPYTIALLDAVPHLGQREDEEIDTTAALAAGTENPDAAFAERIRANERLAAAEHEKSEMDKRAVVVDFDKVSIEYPKHGRVPAFRAATDIDLTIHEGEVVGLVGESGSGKTTLGRAAIGLLPIHSGRLVVAGQDISNAKRDEIRKLHRNVGIVFQDPSSSLNPRLQIADSIGEPLRLAKGLKGADLAKEVDRLLDSVELPRAYRSRFPHELSGGQKQRVGIARALSLKPQVLIADEPTSALDVSVQARVLELMQQLQKEMNFACLFITHDLAVIDVLADRIAVMHHGSLVEVGTRDEILRYPKEAYTQRLLAAVPLPDPEQQRARRALRLELLAAGSDEAAPVNEGLPQEPEPPVAQGL
- a CDS encoding PH domain-containing protein, translating into MPYVPSPDREVFVSRFNRVLAVLVWAAAAVLTVGLLVSVHDARLLYVVPCALFALIGWAMLWRPLFVVDRDGLTAVNVTRTVHIPWEALIHVDTKYALTLYTPGRKIPVWSAPAPGTSRTLRATRDETKGRVGRPSVEATVRRPGDLLSTESGAAAEVVRRRWSELQASGAIEAGRAEQAPVTSRWHVATLCGIAVLLAGTVAALLLA
- a CDS encoding ABC transporter permease, which encodes MSAPESRIADELEAPSAPPVSQGKLIWKRFLSNKVAVGSAILFILIVLFSVSAIGIGPIHGWWKYSYTELNDQFQQGSPSAEHPFGQDRIGKDYFALTMRGIQNSVLVMIVLGLIASVVGVVVGAIAGYFRGVVDAILMRITDVFIVIPALVIGSVVGHAFGGLGAFFLALMLGFFSWMGIARLVRGEFLSLREREFVEAARVAGASDMRIIFKHILPNAIGVVIVASTLIMASAILLETALSFLGYGIKAPDVSLGLLISSNESAFQTRPWLFWWPAAFIVSLALLVNFVGDGLRDAFDPRHRRFNLRKMREQEPESGEGGDGGPTTGAALAEDVL